From Oreochromis niloticus isolate F11D_XX linkage group LG1, O_niloticus_UMD_NMBU, whole genome shotgun sequence, a single genomic window includes:
- the baz2ba gene encoding bromodomain adjacent to zinc finger domain protein 2B isoform X15, whose amino-acid sequence MESGERLVSPAPTLSAARTSSPAASSSSSSSSSSSSSSPAPHSKSSLAPSPSALGSTLSASGRLFGAAGEQPFIGSTLSSAFPLVNHPAFGALYTAGAGRPEFGGLGSLGMSAALAAHPQLGALSEWWRAAEAHGRGAAAFLPSFIGFPPFFAPHIQSNHSASPVPIRMPGKNSHAAPKGVNGAVNGSGACPPVTQSGSFSASPAPVQAPTKPTKNSDPANSQRSSPQNNPTEMVEKTTQKPKEKKPRKKTADTSMVSNSESGTSSDSSSDGSLSSDLEDLAEDDEDDDDDDEDDEEEDKHSELSDTEKRTKKKTKVLIPSTGTAKNDRPLSGDANRKKGTQAQKVPSNPPTLVPLPCSVSPPALSQTSPLALHSSRSRTEGPQQHFSVIQSTGLAANSKPLALLTQPRRESSPSSSPIALTTSPKAPSSTTSPKPPKLLPSNSPPHLPLSLCSSPKPLSVPSPPRSTLPMSTSPKPFGLTSSLTSSQKSSLKPPKHSVSGTAKSNKRKLLEASLAQISEFRLRQTLMSQGQTFPAELKKQQQGPNKSPKRTSLSSSPLPPVPPPPPQNNHSNLFLSSALLGLPEPHHPNGVIQSTTQDAPLALISKPRKDSASQGKSPQRDADAGSMPVNLSTGANRTQAAGQAGPPSQPPTTSPHATTGHGSRKNKTAKGKGQTPGLGQGQGQGQADPLAAWKGFSQNHLVQSLVDLFRGGESGIGIPGVSIPGVGIPGVGIPGTCNPTAGLPANKESDDSGDDDDEEDDDLEEEEDEEDSDDSLSESDTNSDSDISGKKVKELKLLPSGSSKKEMTPHRLTKGPELLNTSTNHTATSCSPLNLQVIKTPTIATSSSALAYHSSPGSSSCSLASPLGLGKRKRVMDEKELMIPLELGWRRETRIKSVAGRPQGEVAYYAPCGKKLRQYPDVMKGLQWSLLKEEEVIPRILAMEGRRGRPPNSERQLAGEGAKGNRRRKGRPPNVGDPLAPEGPSPSQVKLLRKLEAQEIARQAAQMKLMRKLEKQALARAAKEARKQQAIMAAEERRKQKEQIKILKQQEKIKRIQQIRMEKELRAQQILEAKRKKKEEAANAKILEAEKRIKEKELRRQQAEMLKQQERERRRQHVMLMKAVEARKKAEERERLRQEKRDEKRLNKERKLEQRRLELEIARELKKPNEDMCLSDHKALPDFSRIPGLILPGRAVSDCLMLMQFLRGFGKVLGLDVNTDVPTLGMLQEGLLNVGDSMGQVQDLLVKLLSLAVCDPGLPPGQKTKTMLGDHLTNVGINRDNVSEVLQMYMGAHCANTDLAPLALSLKTKAFQAHTPAQKASILGFLANELACSKAVISEIDKNLDQMANMRKDKIIMEGKLKKLRTIYAKRTGKREASMGVEENQSVGTPSSATKRKRKLGGDSEDDDDDDDDSDDQPEEEEEEEEEEIKKVKKVETYDEDEVDHATSVEELEKQIEKMAKQHHQTRRKLFEISHSLRSMMYGQDRYRRRYWVLPHCGGVFIEAMESGEAPEELEEERQRRRRAAEEVKVKEEPQEIELQKEKPTNLDGQSVRTQDLEQQKEEEKEHEGKKNSPTLFYQQPGCVTKLCALREVSKDIGKESVKAEDKESPHVRQNGSPLGTPVTTTVSTSSPTHNTLEPATAAATAPSMVTANDTTNIPPLASSSLSAPCLPAARESPGNTPPTSSPAPSPHLAFQANDQLLRVLTERSGHWFSLLPRNPCDLSSLTTTPSGVPRVSPQASSTPARPRSPPPSPALPLTPSAASASASPHHPTGILSYPLSTLQVKSGGSLLGVSFASWPSGMISPSLPLCSSPSPMPGHSVEGNTAASVSSKSESPLPRIEKTCSMPSPALEMPKSLDHAMPRPIPEEMLTGWWRVSDIEELRALVNALHSRGIREKALQRQMQKYMEIIPQVCTKHRDVAMIELHELEESQVSVESVRGWCVEEQAMEMDIAILQQVEELERKVTAASLQVKGWTYPDPQSEREDLVYYEHKPLTKSTASATNTGDKESKEHLEERGEKGGVMRHPDNPLDIAVTRLADLERNIERSSEEEVAHGMKVWRKALSEVRSAAQLAMCIQQLQKSIAWERSIMKVYCQMCKKGDNEDLLLLCDGCDKGCHTYCHKPKITSIPEGDWYCPACISKASGPSPKSKKPPAKPVASSGGSSKKGGEAKKNGKQAGNGEVSEDDSASASSTPKKGAKDTSRKRKMEESSPALTASNQESPGCVKRAKTARDNNRDLGLCRVLLAELERHQDAWPFLTPVNLKSVPGYRKVIKKPMDFSTIREKLVSSQYQNLETFIIDVNLVFDNCEKFNEDNSDIGRAGHNMRKFFEKRWTELLKQTN is encoded by the exons ATGGAGTCTGGAGAGCGGCTGGTCTCCCCTGCGCCCACCCTGTCTGCTGCTCGCACCTCCTCCCCTGCGGCCTCttcctcatcctcatcctcttcttcttcctcttcgtCATCGCCTGCTCCGCACTCTAAGAGCAGCCTGGCCCCGAGCCCCTCAGCACTGGGATCCACCCTCAGCGCCTCTG GCCGTCTGTTTGGAGCAGCAGGAGAGCAGCCCTTCATTGGCTCCACATTGTCAAGTGCCTTCCCTCTGGTCAACCACCCAGCATTTGGAGCCCTCTACACTGCCGGAGCAGGCAGGCCGGAGTTTGGAGGCCTGGGCTCTCTAGGCATGTCAGCTGCTCTGGCTGCCCATCCCCAACTAGGAGCCCTCTCTG AGTGGTGGCGAGCTGCCGAAGCCCATGGACGGGGAGCTGCTGCCTTTCTCCCCTCTTTCATCGGCTTTCCCCCATTCTTCGCCCCTCACATTCAGTCCAATCACAGCGCCAGTCCTGTTCCGATCAGGATGCCCGGCAAGAATAGCCATGCTGCACCTAAAG GGGTGAATGGTGCAGTGAATGGAAGTGGGGCCTGCCCTCCCGTCACACAATCAGGGAGCTTTTCTGCGAGTCCGGCTCCTGTTCAGGCACCAACCAAGCCAACCAAAAATTCAGACCCTGCTAATAGCCAGCGTAGCAGCCCTCAGAACAATCCCACAGAGATGGTGGAAAAGACGACTCAGAAACCTAAAGAGAAG AAACCAAGGAAGAAGACAGCTGACACTTCTATGGTGAGCAATAGTGAGTCAGGCACATCATCAGACAGCTCAAGTGACGGGTCCCTCAGCAGTGATCTGGAAGACCTAGcagaggatgatgaagatgatgatgacgatgacgaGGACGACGAAGAAGAGGACAAACACAGCGAACTGTCTGACACAGAGAAGCggacaaagaagaaaacaaag GTTTTGATACCCAGCACTGGAACTGCAAAGAATGACAGACCACTCTCTGGGGATGCCAACAGAAAGAAAGGCACCCAGGCCCAAAAGGTCCCCTCCAATCCCCCGACCCTCGTGCCCTTACCCTGCTCTGTCTCTCCTCCCGCCTTGTCCCAAACCTCACCGCTGGCTCTTCACAGCTCCAGGTCCCGGACAGAGGGACCACAGCAACACTTTAGTGTGATCCAGTCCACTGGCCTGGCTGCCAACTCAAAGCCCCTGGCACTCCTCACTCAACCCCGCAGGGAGTCGTCACCGTCTTCCTCCCCCATAGCGCTCACCACATCTCCAAAGGCACCGTCCAGCACCACTTCTCCCAAACCTCCCAAGCTGCTGCCCTCCAACTCCCCTCCGCACCTTCCCCTCTCCCTCTGCTCCTCCCCTAAGCCTCTCTCAGTTCCCTCTCCACCCCGCTCGACTCTCCCGATGTCTACCTCCCCAAAACCTTTTGGTTTGACCTCATCTTTAACAAGCTCCCAGAAGTCCTCACTGAAGCCACCAAAGCACTCTGTCTCTGGCACCGCCAAATCCAACAAAAGGAAACTGTTGGAAGCTTCACTAGCGCAGATCAGTGAGTTCAGGCTGCGACAG ACTCTCATGTCCCAAGGGCAGACGTTCCCAGCTGAGCtaaagaagcagcagcaggggcCAAACAAATCTCCCAAGAGGACATCTCTGTCTTCATCGCCATTGCCACCCGTCCCGCCTCCTCCACCCCAGAACAATCactccaacctcttcctctcaagTGCCCTGCTGGGGCTCCCTGAACCCCATCACCCAAATGGAGTCATCCAAAGCACCACTCAGGACGCACCTTTGGCCCTCATCTCCAAACCTCGCAAAGACTCTGCCTCTCAAGGCAAGTCCCCTCAGCGTGACGCTGATGCTGGGTCGATGCCTGTCAATCTGAGCACAGGGGCAAACAGGACCCAGGCAGCCGGCCAGGCTGGGCCTCCGTCACAGCCCCCCACTACCTCACCCCATGCTACAACAGGCCATGGATCCAGAAAGAACAAGACCGCCAAGGGGAAGGGACAGACACCAGGGCTAGGACAGGGACAGGGACAGGGACAAGCAGACCCTTTAGCTGCCTGGAAGGGCTTCTCTCAGAACCATCTGGTACAGTCTCTAGTAGATCTGTTTCGAGGTGGAGAGTCTGGGATTGGGATTCCTGGAGTTAGTATCCCTGGAGTTGGAATTCCTGGAGTGGGGATCCCTGGGACATGTAACCCCACAGCTGGTCTCCCAGCCAACAAGGAATCTGATGACTcaggagatgatgatgatgaggaggatgaCGATcttgaggaggaagaggatgaagaggactCAGATGATAGTCTGTCAG AGTCTGACACCAACTCGGACAGTGACATCTCTGGGAAGAAGGTGAAGGAGTTAAAGCTGCTGCCATCTGGATCATCTAAGAAGGAGATGACtccccacaggctaaccaaagGCCCAGAACTACTGAACACCTCAACGAATCACACCGCCACCAGCTGCTCACCACTCAACCTCCAGGTCATCAAGACTCCCACCATTGCCACCAGCTCCAGTGCCTTGGCCTATCACAGCTCTCCAGGCTCTTCCTCCTGTAGTCTAGCCTCTCCGTTAG GTTTAGGAAAGCGGAAGAGGGTGATGGATGAGAAGGAGTTGATGATACCTCTGGAGTTAGG GTGGCGAAGGGAAACTAGAATCAAATCGGTGGCTGGACGGCCGCAGGGCGAGGTGGCCTACTATGCCCCCTGTGGCAAGAAACTGAGGCAGTACCCAGATGTGATGAAG GGTTTACAGTGGAGCCTgttgaaggaggaggaggtcaTACCTCGTATTTTGGCAATGGAAGGTCGAAGGGGTCGTCCCCCAAATTCGGAGCGCCAGTTAGCAGGCGAAGGTGCCAAAGGTAACCGACGAAGGAAGGGACGACCCCCTAATGTAGGCGATCCACTGGCGCCTGAGGGCCCTAGTCCCAGTCAGGTCAAACTTCTGCGCAAACTAGAGGCTCAAG AAATAGCCCGTCAGGCGGCACAGATGAAACTGATgagaaaactggaaaagcagGCGCTGGCACGTGCAGCCAAAGAAGCTCGGAAACAGCAAG CTATCATGGCAGCAGAGGAGAGAAGGAAGCAGAAGGAACAGATCAAGATTCTCAAGCAGCAG gaaaagATCAAGCGTATTCAGCAAATTCGGATGGAGAAGGAACTCAGAGCGCAGCAAATTTTGGAG GCCAAAcggaaaaagaaggaagaagCCGCCAACGCCAAAATACTGGAGGCTGAAAAGCGTATAAAG GAGAAAGAGTTGAGGAGACAGCAAGCGGAGATGCTCAAACAACAG GAGAGGGAAAGGAGGAGGCAACATGTAATGCTGATGAAGGCTGTTGAGGCTCGCAAGAAAGCAGAG GAGCGTGAACGCTTGCGGCAGGAGAAAAGGGATGAGAAGCGTCTGAACAAAGAGCGTAAACTGGAGCAACGGAGGCTGGAGCTGGAGATAGCGAGGGAACTGAAGAAACCAAATGAAGATATGTGTCTGTCTGATCATAAG GCTCTCCCTGACTTCTCCAGGATTCCCGGACTCATCCTACCAGGACGTGCCGTGTCGGACTGCCTGATGCTCATGCAGTTCTTGCGAGGCTTTGGAAAGGTTTTGGGACTCGATGTGAACACGGATGTGCCCACGCTGGGAATGCTACAGGAGGGCTTGCTTAATGTGGGGGACAGCATGGGCCAAGTTCAAGACCTTCTGGTCAAACTGCTTTCTCTGGCAGTCTGTGATCCCGGTTTGCCGCCTGGACAAAAG ACAAAAACCATGCTGGGGGACCACCTGACTAACGTTGGCATCAACAGAGATAATGTCTCCGAGGTGCTACAGATGTACATGGGAGCCCATTGTGCAAATACAGATCTGGCTCCTTTGGCTCTCAGTTTGAAGACAAAGGCCTTTCAGGCTCACACACCTGCTCAGAAGGCCTCAATTCTGGGGTTCTTGGCTAACGAGCTGGCCTGCAGCAAAGCTGTCATCAG TGAGATTGACAAGAACTTGGATCAGATGGCAAATATGAGGAAAGACAAGATCATTATGGAGGGAAAACTGAAGAA GTTGAGAACCATTTATGCCAAACGAACTGGAAAGAGGGAAGCCAGCATGGGTGTGGAAGAGAACCAGTCTGTTGGCACTCCATCCTCAGCCACCAAACGCAAGAGGAAACTGGGTGGAGACAGCGAAgatgacgacgacgacgacgatgACAGTGACGACCAAccggaggaagaggaggaagaggaggaggaagaaataAAGAAGGTTAAAAAAGTGGAGACATATGATGAG GATGAAGTTGACCACGCTACCAGTGTCGAGGAACTGGAGAAGCAAATAGAAAAAATGGCCAAG CAACATCATCAAACCAGAAGAAAGCTGTTTGAGATATCCCATTCCCTACGCTCCATGATGTATGGACAGGATCGGTACCGCCGCCGATACTGGGTACTGCCCCACTGTGGAGGGGTCTTCATTGAAGCCATGGAGAGTGGAGAAG CTCCAGAGGAACTGGAGGAGGAgcgacagaggaggaggagagcagcagaggaGGTCAAGGTCAAAGAAGAACCTCAAGAGATTGAGTTGCAGAAGGAGAAACCCACCAACCTCGATGGGCAGAGCGTTCGAACACAGGACTTGGAGCaacagaaagaggaggagaaggaacaCGAGGGGAAGAAAAACTCCCCAACCCTCTTCTACCAGCAACCAGGCTGTGTAACCAAGCTGTGCGCTCTCAGAGAAGTCAGCAAGGACATTGGTAAAGAATCTGTGAAGGCAGAAGACAAGGAGAGTCCCCATGTGAGACAGAATGGCAGTCCCCTAGGCACTCCTGTTACAACCACTGTGTCAACGTCCTCCCCCACTCACAATACCCTCGAGCCTGCAACGGCGGCAGCAACAGCTCCCTCCATGGTGACCGCTAACGACACAACAAACATCCCTCCCCTGGCTTCATCCTCTTTATCTGCCCCGTGCCTGCCAGCTGCACGTGAAAGCCCAGGGAACACTCCTCCAACCTCATCCCCGGCTCCATCGCCACACCTTGCATTCCAAGCGAACGACCAGCTGCTCAGAGTGCTAACAGAAAGGAGTGGGCACTGGTTCAGTCTGCTCCCTCGCAACCCTTGCGACCTCTCCTCCCTCACCACAACACCATCAGGAGTGCCTCGTGTGTCTCCTCAGGCATCCTCCACCCCAGCCAGACCCAGATCCCCACCTCCATCCCCTGCTCTCCCTCTCACCCCTTCTGCTGCCTCAGCCTCTGCCAGCCCACACCACCCAACTGGCATCCTCAGCTACCCACTATCCACCCTGCAG GTGAAGTCAGGTGGCTCTTTGCTAGGAGTTTCCTTCGCAAGCTGGCCCAGTGGAATGATAAGTCCCAGCCTGCCTCTGTGCAGCAGCCCTAGCCCCATGCCAGGTCACTCTGTAGAGGGCAACACAGCAGCAAGTGTCTCCAGTAAAAGTGAATCGCCTTTACCTCGCATTGAGAAAACTTGCTCTATGCCCTCTCCCGCCTTGGAGATGCCCAAATCCCTCGACCACGCCATGCCACGACCCATTCCGGAAG AGATGCTGACAGGTTGGTGGCGGGTGTCTGACATCGAAGAGCTCAGGGCTCTCGTCAATGCTCTCCACAGCCGAGGAATCAGAGAGAAGGCCCTCCAGAGACAAATGCAGAAATACATGGAGATCATACCCCAGGTCTGCACCAAACACAGAGACG TGGCCATGATTGAGCTCCATGAGTTGGAGGAGAGCCAGGTCAGTGTGGAGTCGGTGCGGGGCTGGTGTGTTGAGGAGCAAGCAATGGAAATGGACATCGCTATACTGCAGCAGGTTGAGGAACTGGAGAGGAAGGTCACCGCAGCCAGCCTGCAGGTTAAG GGCTGGACGTACCCGGACCCTCAGTCTGAGCGTGAGGACCTGGTGTACTACGAGCACAAGCCCCTGACCAAATCCACGGCATCGGCGACAAACACGGGAGACAAGGAATCCAAGGAGCATCTGGAGGAGCGGGGAGAGAAGGGCGGGGTGATGCGTCACCCGGACAACCCGCTGGACATTGCAGTGACACGTCTGGCTGATCTGGAGCGCAACATCGAGAGAAG CAGCGAGGAGGAGGTGGCCCACGGTATGAAAGTGTGGAGGAAGGCCCTGAGCGAAGTGCGTAGCGCCGCCCAGCTGGCCATGTGTATCCAGCAACTGCAGAAGTCCATTGCCTGGGAGAGGTCCATAATGAAAGTG TACTGTCAGATGTGCAAGAAGGGGGATAATGAGGACCTCCTCCTGCTGTGTGATGGCTGTGACAAAGGCTGCCACACTTACTGTCACAAACCCAAGATCACCAGCATCCCAGAAGGAGACTGGTACTGCCCAGCCTGCATATCCAAG GCAAGTGGCCCATCCCCCAAAAGCAAAAAGCCTCCAGCCAAACCAGTAGCATCTAGTGGGGGGAGTAGCAAGAAGGGCGGAGAGGCGAAGAAGAATGGAAAGCAGGCCGGTAACGGGGAAGTGTCAGAGGATGACTCGGCAAGTGCCAGCAGTACGCCCAAAAAAGGAGCAAAAGACACCAGCAGGAAGAGGAAAATGGAGGAGAGTTCACCTGCTCTAACGGCATCCAATCAGGAGAGCCCTGGGTGTGTGAAGCGAGCCAAGACGGCTCGAGACAACAACAGGGACCTGGGATTATGCAG AGTACTCCTTGCTGAGTTGGAGCGGCATCAGGATGCATGGCCTTTTCTCACACCTGTCAACCTGAAATCGGTGCCCGGCTACAGGAAGGTCATCAAGAAACCGATGGACTTCTCCACCATACGTGAGAAGCTTGTGAGCAGCCA gtATCAAAACCTGGAGACGTTCATCATCGATGTCAACTTGGTCTTTGATAACTGTGAAAAATTCAATGAAGACAATTCAGACATTGGTCGAGCTGGTCATAACATGAGGAAGTTCTTTGAGAAGCGCTGGACTGAGcttctgaaacaaacaaactaa